The Coregonus clupeaformis isolate EN_2021a chromosome 20, ASM2061545v1, whole genome shotgun sequence genome contains a region encoding:
- the LOC121533664 gene encoding regulator of nonsense transcripts 1-like isoform X3 has product MSVEAYGPSSQTLTFLDTEEAELLGADTQGSEYEFTDFTLPSQTQTQGHTQSQLDNQVNGPDEGLHNGGVNDVAKASQLLSELNFEEDEEDTYYTKDLPLHACSYCGIHDPACVVYCNTSKKWFCNGRGNTSGSHIVNHLVRAKCKEVTLHKDGPLGETVLECYNCGCRNVFLLGFIPAKADSVVVLLCRQPCASQSSLKDINWDSSQWQPLIQDRCFLSWLVKIPSEQEQLRARQITAQQINKLEELWKDNPTATLEDLEKPGVDEEPQHVLLRYEDAYQYQNIFGPLVKLEADYDKKLKESQTQDNITVRWDLGLNKKRIAYFSLPKTDSGDMRLMQGDEICLRYKGDLAPLWKGIGHVIKVPDNYGDEIAIELRSSVGAPVEITHNYQVDFVWKSTSFDRMQSSLKTFAVDETSVSGYIYHKLLGHEVEDVIIKCQLPKRFTAQGLPDLNHSQVYAVKTVLQRPLSLIQGPPGTGKTVTSATIVYHLARQGNGPVLVCAPSNIAVDQLTEKIHMSGLKVVRLCAKSREAIDSPVSFLALHNQIRNMDSMPELQKLQQLKDETGELSSADEKRYRALKRTAERELLMNADVICCTCVGAGDPRLAKMQFRSILIDESTQATEPECMVPVVLGAKQLILVGDHCQLGPVVMCKKAAKAGLSQSLFERLVVLGIRPIRLQVQYRMHPALSAFPSNIFYEGSLQNGVTAADRIKKGFDFQWPQPDKPMFFYVTQGQEEIASSGTSYLNRTEAANVEKITTRLLKAGAKPDQIGIITPYEGQRSYLVQYMQFSGSLHTKLYQEVEIASVDAFQGREKDFIILSCVRANEHQGIGFLNDPRRLNVALTRAKYGVIIVGNPKALSKQPLWNHLLNYYKEQKVLVEGPLNNLRESLMQFNRPRKLVNAINPGARFMSTAMYDAREALIPGSAYDRSSTGRPSNMYFQTHDQIGMIGAGPAHMAAMNMPIPFNLVMPPMPPPGYLAQANGPAAGRGGALKGKAGRGGRQRTRGMGNHGSSGQANGPNSQASQDVSSQPFSQGPLTQGYITMSQPSQMSQPGLSQPELSQDSYLGDEFKSQIDVALSQDSTYQGERAYQHGGVTGLSQY; this is encoded by the exons ATGAGTGTGGAAGCGTACGGGCCGAGTTCTCAAACGCTCACCTTCCTGGACACCGAAGAAGCGGAGCTACTTGGAGCAGATACCCAGGGCTCGGAGTACGAGTTTACCGATTTTACCCTACCTAGCCAGACACAAACTCAAGGCCACACCCAGAGTCAGCTGGACAATCAG GTGAATGGTCCTGATGAGGGGCTTCACAATGGAGGGGTCAATGATGTTGCCAAGGCAAGCCAACTCCTCTCTGAGTTGAACtttgaggaggatgaagaggacacCTATTACACCAAAGACCTCCCACTGCATGCCTGCAG TTACTGTGGCATCCATGATCCTGCATGTGTGGTGTACTGCAACACAAGCAAGAAGTGGTTCTGCAATGGACGTGGCAATACATCTGGCAG CCACATCGTAAACCACTTGGTGAGAGCCAAATGCAAAGAGGTGACTCTGCACAAAGACGGGCCGCTGGGCGAGACGGTGCTGGAGTGCTACAACTGTGGCTGTCGCAACGTCTTCCTCCTGGGCTTCATACCCGCCAAGGCCGACTCTGTGGTGGTGCTGCTGTGCAG GCAGCCATGTGCCAGTCAGAGCAGCCTGAAAGACATAAACTGGGACAGCTCCCAGTGGCAGCCGTTGATTCAGGACCGCTGCTTCCTGTCCTGGCTGGTGAAGATCCCCTCAGAGCAGGAGCAGCTCCGGGCCCGCCAGATTACCGCCCAACAGATCAACAAGCTAGAGGAGCTCTGGAAG GACAATCCCACGGCCACTCTGGAGGATCTGGAGAAGCCCGGCGTCGACGAGGAGCCTCAGCATGTGTTGCTGCGCTACGAGGATGCCTACCAGTACCAGAACATCTTTGGCCCCCTCGTCAAACTGGAGGCCGACTACGACAAAAAGCTTAAAGAGTCCCAG ACCCAAGATAATATAACGGTCAGGTGGGACCTGGGGCTGAATAAAAAGCGGATTGCCTATTTCTCCTTGCCCAAGACGGATTCAGGTG ACATGCGGCTGATGCAGGGAGATGAGATTTGTCTGCGCTACAAAGGAGACCTGGCCCCCCTATGGAAGGGCATCGGGCACGTCATCAAAGTCCCAGACA ACTATGGAGATGAGATTGCTATAGAATTGCGCAGCAGTGTCGGAGCACCTGTGGAAATAACCCACAACTACCAGGTGGATTTCGTGTGGAAGTCCACTTCCTTTGACAG AATGCAGAGTTCCCTGAAGACCTTTGCTGTGGACGAGACGTCTGTGTCAGGCTACATCTACCATAAGCTGCTGGGCCACGAGGTGGAGGATGTCATCATCAAGTGTCAGCTGCCCAAACGCTTCACTGCCCAGGGCCTGCCCGATCTCAACCACTCTCAG GTGTATGCTGTGAAGACTGTGCTGCAGAGACCCCTCAGTCTTATCCAAGGCCCCCCCGGCACTGGGAAAACTGTCACCTCTGCCACCATAGTGTACCACCTCGCCAGGCAGGGCAATGG ACCCGTGCTGGTGTGTGCTCCCAGTAACATCGCGGTGGACCAGCTGACTGAGAAGATCCACATGTCGGGTCTGAAGGTGGTCAGGCTGTGTGCTAAGAGCAGAGAGGCCATCGACTCCCCCGTCTCCTTCCTGGCCCTGCACAACCAGATCCGCAACATGGACAG TATGCCAGAGCTGCAGAAGCTGCAGCAGCTGAAGGATGAGACTGGGGAGCTGTCGTCTGCTGACGAGAAGCGCTACCGGGCCCTGAAGCGCACCGCTGAGCGAGAGCTTCTCATG AATGCGGATGTGATCTGCTGTACCTGTGTGGGGGCAGGAGACCCCCGCCTGGCCAAGATGCAGTTCCGCTCAATCCTCATTGATGAGAGCACCCAGGCCACCGAGCCAGAGTGCATGGTGCCTGTGGTCCTGGGGGCcaagcag CTCATTCTGGTGGGAGACCACTGCCAGCTGGGCCCAGTAGTGATGTGTAAAAAGGCAGCCAAGGCGGGCCTGTCCCAGTCTCTGTTTGAGCGTCTGGTTGTGCTGGGCATCAGGCCCATTCGTCTGCAGGTGCAGTACCGTATGCACCCGGCCCTCAGCGCCTTCCCCTCCAACATCTTCTATGAGGGCTCCCTGCAGAACGGCGTCACCGCTG CTGACCGCATCAAGAAAGGCTTTGACTTCCAGTGGCCGCAGCCAGACAAGCCCATGTTCTTCTATGTAACTCAAGGCCAGGAGGAAATCGCTAGCTCTGGAACGTCCTACCTGAACAG AACTGAGGCGGCCAATGTGGAGAAGATCACCACCAGGCTGCTGAAGGCTGGGGCCAAGCCTGACCAGATAGGCATCATCACCCCCTACGAGGGCCAGAGGTCCTACCTGGTGCAGTACATGCAGTTCAGTGGCTCCCTCCACACAAAGCTCTATCAG GAGGTTGAGATCGCCAGCGTGGATGCGTTCCAGGGCAGGGAGAAGGACTTTATCATCCTGTCGTGCGTACGAGCCAACGAGCACCAGGGCATCGGCTTCCTTAATGACCCGCGCCGTCTCAACGTGGCCCTCACCAGAGCCAA GTATGGGGTGATCATTGTGGGCAACCCAAAGGCCCTGTCCAAGCAGCCTCTGTGGAACCACCTGCTCAACTACTACAAGGAGCAGAAGGTTCTGGTGGAGGGACCCCTCAACAACCTGAGAGAGAGCCTGATGCAGTTCAACAGGCCCCGCAAGCTGGTCAACGCCATCAACCCT GGAGCCCGGTTCATGAGCACTGCCATGTATGATGCCCGCGAGGCCCTCATCCCTGGGTCTGCCTACGATCGCAGCAGCACAG GGCGTCCATCCAACATGTATTTCCAAACCCACGATCAGATCGGCATGATTGGGGCTGGGCCAGCCCACATGGCGGCCATGAACATGCCTATTCCCTTCAACTTAGTGATGCCCCCCATGCCTCCGCCAGGCTACCTAGCCCAGGCCAACGGCCCTGCTGCAG GTCGTGGTGGGGCACTGAAGGGCAAAGCGGGGCGTGGCGGGCGCCAGAGGACCCGCGGCATGGGGAACCACGGTAGCAGCGGGCAGGCCAACGGGCCCAACAGCCAGGCCAGCCAGGACGTGTCTTCCCAGCCCTTCTCCCAGGGGCCACTCACCCAGGGCTACATCACCATGAGCCAGCCCTCCCAGATGAGCCAGCCTGGCCTCTCCCAGCCTGAACTTTCCCAG GACAGTTATTTAGGCGACGAGTTCAAGTCCCAGATCGACGTGGCTCTGTCGCAGGATTCGACTTACCAGGGTGAACGTGCATACCAACATGGTGGGGTGACTGGACTGTCACAGTACTAG
- the LOC121533664 gene encoding regulator of nonsense transcripts 1-like isoform X2, which translates to MSVEAYGPSSQTLTFLDTEEAELLGADTQGSEYEFTDFTLPSQTQTQGHTQSQLDNQVNGPDEGLHNGGVNDVAKASQLLSELNFEEDEEDTYYTKDLPLHACSYCGIHDPACVVYCNTSKKWFCNGRGNTSGSHIVNHLVRAKCKEVTLHKDGPLGETVLECYNCGCRNVFLLGFIPAKADSVVVLLCRQPCASQSSLKDINWDSSQWQPLIQDRCFLSWLVKIPSEQEQLRARQITAQQINKLEELWKDNPTATLEDLEKPGVDEEPQHVLLRYEDAYQYQNIFGPLVKLEADYDKKLKESQTQDNITVRWDLGLNKKRIAYFSLPKTDSDMRLMQGDEICLRYKGDLAPLWKGIGHVIKVPDTPFVKDYGDEIAIELRSSVGAPVEITHNYQVDFVWKSTSFDRMQSSLKTFAVDETSVSGYIYHKLLGHEVEDVIIKCQLPKRFTAQGLPDLNHSQVYAVKTVLQRPLSLIQGPPGTGKTVTSATIVYHLARQGNGPVLVCAPSNIAVDQLTEKIHMSGLKVVRLCAKSREAIDSPVSFLALHNQIRNMDSMPELQKLQQLKDETGELSSADEKRYRALKRTAERELLMNADVICCTCVGAGDPRLAKMQFRSILIDESTQATEPECMVPVVLGAKQLILVGDHCQLGPVVMCKKAAKAGLSQSLFERLVVLGIRPIRLQVQYRMHPALSAFPSNIFYEGSLQNGVTAADRIKKGFDFQWPQPDKPMFFYVTQGQEEIASSGTSYLNRTEAANVEKITTRLLKAGAKPDQIGIITPYEGQRSYLVQYMQFSGSLHTKLYQEVEIASVDAFQGREKDFIILSCVRANEHQGIGFLNDPRRLNVALTRAKYGVIIVGNPKALSKQPLWNHLLNYYKEQKVLVEGPLNNLRESLMQFNRPRKLVNAINPGARFMSTAMYDAREALIPGSAYDRSSTGRPSNMYFQTHDQIGMIGAGPAHMAAMNMPIPFNLVMPPMPPPGYLAQANGPAAGRGGALKGKAGRGGRQRTRGMGNHGSSGQANGPNSQASQDVSSQPFSQGPLTQGYITMSQPSQMSQPGLSQPELSQDSYLGDEFKSQIDVALSQDSTYQGERAYQHGGVTGLSQY; encoded by the exons ATGAGTGTGGAAGCGTACGGGCCGAGTTCTCAAACGCTCACCTTCCTGGACACCGAAGAAGCGGAGCTACTTGGAGCAGATACCCAGGGCTCGGAGTACGAGTTTACCGATTTTACCCTACCTAGCCAGACACAAACTCAAGGCCACACCCAGAGTCAGCTGGACAATCAG GTGAATGGTCCTGATGAGGGGCTTCACAATGGAGGGGTCAATGATGTTGCCAAGGCAAGCCAACTCCTCTCTGAGTTGAACtttgaggaggatgaagaggacacCTATTACACCAAAGACCTCCCACTGCATGCCTGCAG TTACTGTGGCATCCATGATCCTGCATGTGTGGTGTACTGCAACACAAGCAAGAAGTGGTTCTGCAATGGACGTGGCAATACATCTGGCAG CCACATCGTAAACCACTTGGTGAGAGCCAAATGCAAAGAGGTGACTCTGCACAAAGACGGGCCGCTGGGCGAGACGGTGCTGGAGTGCTACAACTGTGGCTGTCGCAACGTCTTCCTCCTGGGCTTCATACCCGCCAAGGCCGACTCTGTGGTGGTGCTGCTGTGCAG GCAGCCATGTGCCAGTCAGAGCAGCCTGAAAGACATAAACTGGGACAGCTCCCAGTGGCAGCCGTTGATTCAGGACCGCTGCTTCCTGTCCTGGCTGGTGAAGATCCCCTCAGAGCAGGAGCAGCTCCGGGCCCGCCAGATTACCGCCCAACAGATCAACAAGCTAGAGGAGCTCTGGAAG GACAATCCCACGGCCACTCTGGAGGATCTGGAGAAGCCCGGCGTCGACGAGGAGCCTCAGCATGTGTTGCTGCGCTACGAGGATGCCTACCAGTACCAGAACATCTTTGGCCCCCTCGTCAAACTGGAGGCCGACTACGACAAAAAGCTTAAAGAGTCCCAG ACCCAAGATAATATAACGGTCAGGTGGGACCTGGGGCTGAATAAAAAGCGGATTGCCTATTTCTCCTTGCCCAAGACGGATTCAG ACATGCGGCTGATGCAGGGAGATGAGATTTGTCTGCGCTACAAAGGAGACCTGGCCCCCCTATGGAAGGGCATCGGGCACGTCATCAAAGTCCCAGACA CACCCTTTGTGAAAGACTATGGAGATGAGATTGCTATAGAATTGCGCAGCAGTGTCGGAGCACCTGTGGAAATAACCCACAACTACCAGGTGGATTTCGTGTGGAAGTCCACTTCCTTTGACAG AATGCAGAGTTCCCTGAAGACCTTTGCTGTGGACGAGACGTCTGTGTCAGGCTACATCTACCATAAGCTGCTGGGCCACGAGGTGGAGGATGTCATCATCAAGTGTCAGCTGCCCAAACGCTTCACTGCCCAGGGCCTGCCCGATCTCAACCACTCTCAG GTGTATGCTGTGAAGACTGTGCTGCAGAGACCCCTCAGTCTTATCCAAGGCCCCCCCGGCACTGGGAAAACTGTCACCTCTGCCACCATAGTGTACCACCTCGCCAGGCAGGGCAATGG ACCCGTGCTGGTGTGTGCTCCCAGTAACATCGCGGTGGACCAGCTGACTGAGAAGATCCACATGTCGGGTCTGAAGGTGGTCAGGCTGTGTGCTAAGAGCAGAGAGGCCATCGACTCCCCCGTCTCCTTCCTGGCCCTGCACAACCAGATCCGCAACATGGACAG TATGCCAGAGCTGCAGAAGCTGCAGCAGCTGAAGGATGAGACTGGGGAGCTGTCGTCTGCTGACGAGAAGCGCTACCGGGCCCTGAAGCGCACCGCTGAGCGAGAGCTTCTCATG AATGCGGATGTGATCTGCTGTACCTGTGTGGGGGCAGGAGACCCCCGCCTGGCCAAGATGCAGTTCCGCTCAATCCTCATTGATGAGAGCACCCAGGCCACCGAGCCAGAGTGCATGGTGCCTGTGGTCCTGGGGGCcaagcag CTCATTCTGGTGGGAGACCACTGCCAGCTGGGCCCAGTAGTGATGTGTAAAAAGGCAGCCAAGGCGGGCCTGTCCCAGTCTCTGTTTGAGCGTCTGGTTGTGCTGGGCATCAGGCCCATTCGTCTGCAGGTGCAGTACCGTATGCACCCGGCCCTCAGCGCCTTCCCCTCCAACATCTTCTATGAGGGCTCCCTGCAGAACGGCGTCACCGCTG CTGACCGCATCAAGAAAGGCTTTGACTTCCAGTGGCCGCAGCCAGACAAGCCCATGTTCTTCTATGTAACTCAAGGCCAGGAGGAAATCGCTAGCTCTGGAACGTCCTACCTGAACAG AACTGAGGCGGCCAATGTGGAGAAGATCACCACCAGGCTGCTGAAGGCTGGGGCCAAGCCTGACCAGATAGGCATCATCACCCCCTACGAGGGCCAGAGGTCCTACCTGGTGCAGTACATGCAGTTCAGTGGCTCCCTCCACACAAAGCTCTATCAG GAGGTTGAGATCGCCAGCGTGGATGCGTTCCAGGGCAGGGAGAAGGACTTTATCATCCTGTCGTGCGTACGAGCCAACGAGCACCAGGGCATCGGCTTCCTTAATGACCCGCGCCGTCTCAACGTGGCCCTCACCAGAGCCAA GTATGGGGTGATCATTGTGGGCAACCCAAAGGCCCTGTCCAAGCAGCCTCTGTGGAACCACCTGCTCAACTACTACAAGGAGCAGAAGGTTCTGGTGGAGGGACCCCTCAACAACCTGAGAGAGAGCCTGATGCAGTTCAACAGGCCCCGCAAGCTGGTCAACGCCATCAACCCT GGAGCCCGGTTCATGAGCACTGCCATGTATGATGCCCGCGAGGCCCTCATCCCTGGGTCTGCCTACGATCGCAGCAGCACAG GGCGTCCATCCAACATGTATTTCCAAACCCACGATCAGATCGGCATGATTGGGGCTGGGCCAGCCCACATGGCGGCCATGAACATGCCTATTCCCTTCAACTTAGTGATGCCCCCCATGCCTCCGCCAGGCTACCTAGCCCAGGCCAACGGCCCTGCTGCAG GTCGTGGTGGGGCACTGAAGGGCAAAGCGGGGCGTGGCGGGCGCCAGAGGACCCGCGGCATGGGGAACCACGGTAGCAGCGGGCAGGCCAACGGGCCCAACAGCCAGGCCAGCCAGGACGTGTCTTCCCAGCCCTTCTCCCAGGGGCCACTCACCCAGGGCTACATCACCATGAGCCAGCCCTCCCAGATGAGCCAGCCTGGCCTCTCCCAGCCTGAACTTTCCCAG GACAGTTATTTAGGCGACGAGTTCAAGTCCCAGATCGACGTGGCTCTGTCGCAGGATTCGACTTACCAGGGTGAACGTGCATACCAACATGGTGGGGTGACTGGACTGTCACAGTACTAG
- the LOC121533664 gene encoding regulator of nonsense transcripts 1-like isoform X1, translating into MSVEAYGPSSQTLTFLDTEEAELLGADTQGSEYEFTDFTLPSQTQTQGHTQSQLDNQVNGPDEGLHNGGVNDVAKASQLLSELNFEEDEEDTYYTKDLPLHACSYCGIHDPACVVYCNTSKKWFCNGRGNTSGSHIVNHLVRAKCKEVTLHKDGPLGETVLECYNCGCRNVFLLGFIPAKADSVVVLLCRQPCASQSSLKDINWDSSQWQPLIQDRCFLSWLVKIPSEQEQLRARQITAQQINKLEELWKDNPTATLEDLEKPGVDEEPQHVLLRYEDAYQYQNIFGPLVKLEADYDKKLKESQTQDNITVRWDLGLNKKRIAYFSLPKTDSGDMRLMQGDEICLRYKGDLAPLWKGIGHVIKVPDTPFVKDYGDEIAIELRSSVGAPVEITHNYQVDFVWKSTSFDRMQSSLKTFAVDETSVSGYIYHKLLGHEVEDVIIKCQLPKRFTAQGLPDLNHSQVYAVKTVLQRPLSLIQGPPGTGKTVTSATIVYHLARQGNGPVLVCAPSNIAVDQLTEKIHMSGLKVVRLCAKSREAIDSPVSFLALHNQIRNMDSMPELQKLQQLKDETGELSSADEKRYRALKRTAERELLMNADVICCTCVGAGDPRLAKMQFRSILIDESTQATEPECMVPVVLGAKQLILVGDHCQLGPVVMCKKAAKAGLSQSLFERLVVLGIRPIRLQVQYRMHPALSAFPSNIFYEGSLQNGVTAADRIKKGFDFQWPQPDKPMFFYVTQGQEEIASSGTSYLNRTEAANVEKITTRLLKAGAKPDQIGIITPYEGQRSYLVQYMQFSGSLHTKLYQEVEIASVDAFQGREKDFIILSCVRANEHQGIGFLNDPRRLNVALTRAKYGVIIVGNPKALSKQPLWNHLLNYYKEQKVLVEGPLNNLRESLMQFNRPRKLVNAINPGARFMSTAMYDAREALIPGSAYDRSSTGRPSNMYFQTHDQIGMIGAGPAHMAAMNMPIPFNLVMPPMPPPGYLAQANGPAAGRGGALKGKAGRGGRQRTRGMGNHGSSGQANGPNSQASQDVSSQPFSQGPLTQGYITMSQPSQMSQPGLSQPELSQDSYLGDEFKSQIDVALSQDSTYQGERAYQHGGVTGLSQY; encoded by the exons ATGAGTGTGGAAGCGTACGGGCCGAGTTCTCAAACGCTCACCTTCCTGGACACCGAAGAAGCGGAGCTACTTGGAGCAGATACCCAGGGCTCGGAGTACGAGTTTACCGATTTTACCCTACCTAGCCAGACACAAACTCAAGGCCACACCCAGAGTCAGCTGGACAATCAG GTGAATGGTCCTGATGAGGGGCTTCACAATGGAGGGGTCAATGATGTTGCCAAGGCAAGCCAACTCCTCTCTGAGTTGAACtttgaggaggatgaagaggacacCTATTACACCAAAGACCTCCCACTGCATGCCTGCAG TTACTGTGGCATCCATGATCCTGCATGTGTGGTGTACTGCAACACAAGCAAGAAGTGGTTCTGCAATGGACGTGGCAATACATCTGGCAG CCACATCGTAAACCACTTGGTGAGAGCCAAATGCAAAGAGGTGACTCTGCACAAAGACGGGCCGCTGGGCGAGACGGTGCTGGAGTGCTACAACTGTGGCTGTCGCAACGTCTTCCTCCTGGGCTTCATACCCGCCAAGGCCGACTCTGTGGTGGTGCTGCTGTGCAG GCAGCCATGTGCCAGTCAGAGCAGCCTGAAAGACATAAACTGGGACAGCTCCCAGTGGCAGCCGTTGATTCAGGACCGCTGCTTCCTGTCCTGGCTGGTGAAGATCCCCTCAGAGCAGGAGCAGCTCCGGGCCCGCCAGATTACCGCCCAACAGATCAACAAGCTAGAGGAGCTCTGGAAG GACAATCCCACGGCCACTCTGGAGGATCTGGAGAAGCCCGGCGTCGACGAGGAGCCTCAGCATGTGTTGCTGCGCTACGAGGATGCCTACCAGTACCAGAACATCTTTGGCCCCCTCGTCAAACTGGAGGCCGACTACGACAAAAAGCTTAAAGAGTCCCAG ACCCAAGATAATATAACGGTCAGGTGGGACCTGGGGCTGAATAAAAAGCGGATTGCCTATTTCTCCTTGCCCAAGACGGATTCAGGTG ACATGCGGCTGATGCAGGGAGATGAGATTTGTCTGCGCTACAAAGGAGACCTGGCCCCCCTATGGAAGGGCATCGGGCACGTCATCAAAGTCCCAGACA CACCCTTTGTGAAAGACTATGGAGATGAGATTGCTATAGAATTGCGCAGCAGTGTCGGAGCACCTGTGGAAATAACCCACAACTACCAGGTGGATTTCGTGTGGAAGTCCACTTCCTTTGACAG AATGCAGAGTTCCCTGAAGACCTTTGCTGTGGACGAGACGTCTGTGTCAGGCTACATCTACCATAAGCTGCTGGGCCACGAGGTGGAGGATGTCATCATCAAGTGTCAGCTGCCCAAACGCTTCACTGCCCAGGGCCTGCCCGATCTCAACCACTCTCAG GTGTATGCTGTGAAGACTGTGCTGCAGAGACCCCTCAGTCTTATCCAAGGCCCCCCCGGCACTGGGAAAACTGTCACCTCTGCCACCATAGTGTACCACCTCGCCAGGCAGGGCAATGG ACCCGTGCTGGTGTGTGCTCCCAGTAACATCGCGGTGGACCAGCTGACTGAGAAGATCCACATGTCGGGTCTGAAGGTGGTCAGGCTGTGTGCTAAGAGCAGAGAGGCCATCGACTCCCCCGTCTCCTTCCTGGCCCTGCACAACCAGATCCGCAACATGGACAG TATGCCAGAGCTGCAGAAGCTGCAGCAGCTGAAGGATGAGACTGGGGAGCTGTCGTCTGCTGACGAGAAGCGCTACCGGGCCCTGAAGCGCACCGCTGAGCGAGAGCTTCTCATG AATGCGGATGTGATCTGCTGTACCTGTGTGGGGGCAGGAGACCCCCGCCTGGCCAAGATGCAGTTCCGCTCAATCCTCATTGATGAGAGCACCCAGGCCACCGAGCCAGAGTGCATGGTGCCTGTGGTCCTGGGGGCcaagcag CTCATTCTGGTGGGAGACCACTGCCAGCTGGGCCCAGTAGTGATGTGTAAAAAGGCAGCCAAGGCGGGCCTGTCCCAGTCTCTGTTTGAGCGTCTGGTTGTGCTGGGCATCAGGCCCATTCGTCTGCAGGTGCAGTACCGTATGCACCCGGCCCTCAGCGCCTTCCCCTCCAACATCTTCTATGAGGGCTCCCTGCAGAACGGCGTCACCGCTG CTGACCGCATCAAGAAAGGCTTTGACTTCCAGTGGCCGCAGCCAGACAAGCCCATGTTCTTCTATGTAACTCAAGGCCAGGAGGAAATCGCTAGCTCTGGAACGTCCTACCTGAACAG AACTGAGGCGGCCAATGTGGAGAAGATCACCACCAGGCTGCTGAAGGCTGGGGCCAAGCCTGACCAGATAGGCATCATCACCCCCTACGAGGGCCAGAGGTCCTACCTGGTGCAGTACATGCAGTTCAGTGGCTCCCTCCACACAAAGCTCTATCAG GAGGTTGAGATCGCCAGCGTGGATGCGTTCCAGGGCAGGGAGAAGGACTTTATCATCCTGTCGTGCGTACGAGCCAACGAGCACCAGGGCATCGGCTTCCTTAATGACCCGCGCCGTCTCAACGTGGCCCTCACCAGAGCCAA GTATGGGGTGATCATTGTGGGCAACCCAAAGGCCCTGTCCAAGCAGCCTCTGTGGAACCACCTGCTCAACTACTACAAGGAGCAGAAGGTTCTGGTGGAGGGACCCCTCAACAACCTGAGAGAGAGCCTGATGCAGTTCAACAGGCCCCGCAAGCTGGTCAACGCCATCAACCCT GGAGCCCGGTTCATGAGCACTGCCATGTATGATGCCCGCGAGGCCCTCATCCCTGGGTCTGCCTACGATCGCAGCAGCACAG GGCGTCCATCCAACATGTATTTCCAAACCCACGATCAGATCGGCATGATTGGGGCTGGGCCAGCCCACATGGCGGCCATGAACATGCCTATTCCCTTCAACTTAGTGATGCCCCCCATGCCTCCGCCAGGCTACCTAGCCCAGGCCAACGGCCCTGCTGCAG GTCGTGGTGGGGCACTGAAGGGCAAAGCGGGGCGTGGCGGGCGCCAGAGGACCCGCGGCATGGGGAACCACGGTAGCAGCGGGCAGGCCAACGGGCCCAACAGCCAGGCCAGCCAGGACGTGTCTTCCCAGCCCTTCTCCCAGGGGCCACTCACCCAGGGCTACATCACCATGAGCCAGCCCTCCCAGATGAGCCAGCCTGGCCTCTCCCAGCCTGAACTTTCCCAG GACAGTTATTTAGGCGACGAGTTCAAGTCCCAGATCGACGTGGCTCTGTCGCAGGATTCGACTTACCAGGGTGAACGTGCATACCAACATGGTGGGGTGACTGGACTGTCACAGTACTAG